CCTGTCGGGGGGTGAGGGGCACAGGCTGGGTGAGGCCTCAGAGAGCTCAggggggagctctggagctggggcgCCCCTCAGATGGGTTCCCTCATGTTGACCAGGCAAGGCCAGCCCTGGGAGGCGTCCAGGCTTTGGGTGACCAGGACGATTACCCTGTGAGGAACAGAGCTGTCAGGCTGTGCGGAGGACAGGGTCTGGACACCCCAGTATCCACTGCGCACCCCAGGCCTGGGCTCAGGACCCATGTGGACGCTCCATTCCTGCTGCCCAAACACCACACGCCAGCCCTTGCCTCCCCCTTAGGCCCCTGGGTGGACAGAGCCAAGGGAGCGGCCCTCCTCAGACCCTCCCCTTGAGAGCCCTCTCCTTGGAGGCAGGCCCCGGCCCCACCGCAGGGCACTCTAGTCCAGCGTCCTCAGAGCCACCCTGACTGCCAATTCCTGGGAGAGAGGGATCTCCTTGTCCCCCAATCTGGGGGAGTGAGGGGGTCAAGAAGGCTTGGCTCTGTCCGGTCCTTGCCCTCGAGCCTGGCGGAGGGGTGTAGCCCACCCCTGGCAGGCCCAGTGACGCAGGTCAGCAGTGGGGAGGCTGCCCAGGCTGGGGACAAGCCAGGGCCTGCGGAGGCCCCTCTGTCCAGGCCAGATGGCCTCTGGCTCCAGTGGGAGGGGCTTCCAACACCTCCGGTGAGCGTCCTGGCTTGGGTTCCTCACTCTGCCCTTGTCCGGCCCAGGCCTTCAGGTGCCGTTTGCTGAGGGGTCCAGCGAGGGGGGCTCTCTTTGAGATGCCCATtaccttcctccttttctccccaccccaaagCCCAACCAGACCCCTCTGAGTCTATCCCTGCAGGAACCCAGGGAAGTGGCCTGGGTGGTGGGGCCTTCCTTCGAGGTGCCCCTTTTCCTGTTCACACCAGGCTGGATTgactcctcattcattcattcattcgttcattgcTCCAACAAACACAGTCGAGCCCCTCCTACATGCCAGGCCCGGCCCGGAACTACACAGGCTAATGGGCTCAAGAGGTCCATGCCTCACGAAGCTGGTGCTGGACGGGGGACGAGAAAACTAGTGAACAGGGTGTACAGTAATGTGTACTTTAGAAGGGGTCATCAAGGAGGGCCTCCCCGAGGAGGGGACATGTGATATGGGGCTAGAAGAAGGAGGCAGCTAGGCCCAATTCTGGGGGTGAGAGGAGTGGAAAGTTCCAGGTGGAGGAACTAGTCCGTGAGAAAGCCCTGTGGTGGGGTCCAGTGTGTGCTCGCTGGTGGTGGTCAGGACAGGAATGCTGagtgtggaggagaggaggggaggaagttGGAGCCAGAACTCGAAGTCCTTGTAGGAGATGGATTTGATTCTGAAAGGCCTTCATGAAGGGGAGTAATATAAACAGAGTTACCACTCATATAGCTCGTCCTGCGTGCAGGACCAGGTGTCAATCACCTTACATAAGCCAACTCATTCAAACCTCCCCAAACCGTTACAATATCTACAGGTCCCATTgatatcccattttacagattaggaaactgaggcactgaaatgctaagtcacttgcccaatGACACACTACAGGTCAGTGGTAGAGCTGGAATTCACAGGGCAGGTGGCTCTGGAGCCCTAACCACTGTACCACACTGCCTCTCAGGATATGATTCCCTCACCTCCGacactcctcctccaggaaggcttccctcaCCCCAGAGTTTTTTTACTCTGCTTAAGTAACATATAAACACACCATAAGGCCTGAAAACCTGTAGGGTCCTCAAGAGGTCATCTTGTCCATGCCCCTGCCTCCTGGTGGACATGGTATTGTAAGTCCCATTTTGAAGACGAGACTACTGATGCCCAAAGAGGTTAAAAGGCTTGTCCATTACCCAGAGCCAGTAAGGGAACCAGAGTGTGGTCTCCTAAATTCCTCCACTCCAGCTGCCACCTCTCCATCCGAGATGATTCTCAGGTTGTTTCTTGGCTGTTCTCCACCCCTACTCATCCCCCAGCTAGACAGCAGCCTCCCtcggtgcccagcacagggcagtgcacacagcaggtgcacaCTCGGTGTCTGTGGATGGACAGGTGGATGAGTGCAGGAACGTGCTGGGCTGGGTGCTGCTGTCCAGGACGTCTTGAGCAGGGAAGGATGGATGTCAGCTGATGCTTGAAGGATGCTTAGAAATGCTTTATAGTGAGTCAGGGAGCTGGGTTGGGGAGTTTCTGTCTGGGATGGGAAGGGCATCCaagccagagggaacagcatgtgcaaagaaagagggagaggatgtGGCATGATCAAGGAGCAGTAATGGTTCAGTTGGACCTGAGCACGAGGAAAAGATGGGCAATGAGGCTGAGGTGGGGCTGCAGGGACGGGATGGGACCTGTCCACCAGGCTAAGGGGCTGGCACTCTGGCTTGTGGGGGGCATTgtgcaggcagggagaggggagtcaCTGCCAAGTAAGCCCTGGGGGCAAATCCTGACCTTGCTGAATAGCTCTGTGCAAGTCAcgtgccctctctgagcctgtttcctgcTCTGCACAATTTGGTGATGGTGCCTATCCTAAGGGCCCTCTGGGCCTCGCATGGACTTATTCCGTGGTCGCTGCTTTCTTACAGTCCTAACAAACACAGAGGCTCCTTTGGGTAGATATGCAATATCTTTAATGCCCTGATTACTTTTTGCCACGCATGACTTTGCTCTGATATTCTGTGCCCTTGCAGAGGCACACGTCCCGGGACCCCGGTTCACAAGGGGGCCTGAGTCGACatacttttctttatcttcaagCCTTTCCTCTTGTGGAACCCCATCCAGGGCAGGCCGGCATcatgggcctgggcctgggcatgGGCATGGCCCAGCTCCGAGGGCGGGGGCATTAGTGGTATCAGTGGTATCAGCATGGCCATCGGCATTACTGGTATCAGCTCCTCCGAGGCCCCAGGGGAGGCACAAGGCAGCTCATCAGGATCCAGATTGGCGTCACTCCAGCCCTCAGAGCTATCACTGTGGCTCTCTGGGCTGGTGGCTTCATCCTCAGATATGGTGACAATCTCAGCTGTGTCCTCCTCAAGGTTGCTGTCTAAATCCCCTGACAGGTGGCTGGTGGCCCCCTCAAACTTGCTGACTGTGTGGACATCTGCTGCATCCCCCTGCTTCTGCTCAGAGCCAACAGAGGGGGCACCACAGAGCCCTGCCACAGGCCGGGCAGGCATCTTGGCTCTGCCCTGGCCAGTCCAGAAGAGGGTGAGCTCCCGGCGGCAGGCAGCCACGGCCAGGCTGGTGAGCAGCGTGCTGGACACCAGATAGAGCAAGGCAGGCTGGCCCATCTGCATGAAGACCATGGCAACAAAAGTGACCAGCAGGCCCACGGCGTAGGCCACTGTGCAGGCCATGAAGTAGACCTGGCGTGAGCTGATCTGCATATCGAAGCGGTGACAGTAGGCCACCAGAAAGCCTGGGACCACGATGTCACCGAAGCCAAGGATGGAGAAGGGCTGGTCACACAGGGTCAAGGCTGAGAAGCTCAGCCGTGGCACTTTGAGCACCATGGGCAGCCTCTCATGGCTCAAGGAATCTGCCGGGCCCGAGGCCACCTCCACCATGACACTCTCGCCAGTCCTGGTGAGGAGGGGCGTGACGAAGACAAAGAAGACGTCAAAGGCCAGCAGGCCCAGCAGGAAGGAGGTGCAGTTCTTGAGTGTGGGCAGCCGCACGCGCTGCAGGATGAAAAGGCAGTAGGCCACGCCCAGCGTGTCCTGCAGGAGCCATGCCCAGCGGTCCTTGTTGCGGTAGGCCACCCAGAGGATGGTCACCACTGTGCACAGGCtggccagcagcagcagggaCAGCTGCAGACGGGCCTGgcggccaggcaggagccactgGTGTTGCTGCAGGGGCAGCTGGCACACCAGGGGTGCCAAGCAGCTGTAGAGGCCGGTGCCTGCGCCCAGGCCGAAGATGGCGATCATGACGTAGACAAAGCAGTCGTAGAAGAAGTAGAGTAGCAGCATGATGGAGCAGGACATGGTGACCACTGTGCCCGTCATGGCCGGCGTGAAGTCCACTGGGgtgtcctcttcttcctcctgccctccctgggctgcAACTGCTTGCTGCTGATGGTGACCGCCAGGCCCCCCTCCTCCTCGGGCCCGGTGCCGCTGCTGCCGGTCAGCCTCAGTCATGCCGGCCCAGTAGCCGCCCATGGCCACAGTGCCTACTGCCAGGACGAAGATGACCACCATGTTGTAGTCAAGGATGGGCTCTGGGGGCGCATATAAGGCCACGCGGACGACGGCGCCATCACGGATGTGGCTGAAGATGTCAAGCATGTCAGTGTAGCGGAGCACGGCCACTGGGATGGTGAGGTCtggcaggggctggtgggagtCCTGGGACGCCGGGGTGGTGTCTGAGCACTGGTGGCTGCTGACCTGGCTCACGATGAGCAGCCCGTGGGCACCTTGGCCCTGAGCCAGCCAGCCCTTAGCGTGGAAGCTGCAGTTGCCCCTCATGACCATGGCAGTGGTGTGGCGGAGGGGCCGCTGGCTgggggagctgggctgggcctggtggAAGGAGTCCTCGCCTGGGCACCAGGGTGCCATGGTGCCATCATACAGGGGCAGCAGTGGGGCGTGGCTCAGGTCTCGGGGTAGGGTGATGTAGTCGGAGCTGAAGAGGATGCAGTAGTCCTTGCTCCAGTTCTCCGACACCACGTGGACCACACCGTACTCCCCCTGGGCCACAGTGctggcgaggaggaggaggaaacccAGGCACGCCATCCTCCTCAGGCACCTATTGCTGCATCCCAATGTCGCAGCTGCTCACAGCCCAGTTCCCCCTCCCAGGGAGTGGGTGTGGCCCTCTGTCACAGAGCAGCTTGGCCTCCCTTCCAGGAAACCAGAGCCACACCTATCTAGTCATAAAGCTGTGCAGCCTGGGCCCGGGGCACTGTCGTGGAGCACAGGGTCACTCTCAGAATCCTGTCCCCCAGTCCTGACTCCAGGTAGAGAGGCCCTCTGGGTCCCTGctctctgcccagcccccagtggGGCGGGACCAGGTAATTTGAAATAAGCGCTGGGAGGGTGAGGGGTTGAGGATCCCAGACAGGATTCTGGACCAAAGTTGCCCATGGGGTGACGTGGGCGGGtgcctctcctctctgtgcctgtttctttAGCTGCAAAGAAATGAGGACGTAAGAGCAGAGAGTTTCTAAGACCTCTGGGAGCCCTGACCTCAATGACATTGCacacttttattgagcacttactaagtgccagatACTTTATTTATACTCATTGCACCCCTGCAAGGAGATGTTACTATATCCACCCAGCCTGGGGCTGCAAGCAGTCCTTCAAAATCCATGCCCTTTTCTATGGGCGCATGAGCAGAATTTCATTCCTGGCCTCTCTCGGAGTTAGGAACGGCCACGTGGCCATTTCTTGTCCATGGAATTGAGCAGAAATGATGTGAGCCCGTCAGGGGCCTGGACAGAGACTGTGGGGCTCCTTgttcatctctttccttttctcacaaGTCAGCCATGGGCAGGCCTTTGACTGTGGAGAGGAAGACGTTGTCCCAAGGGGCGAGGAGAAAGGATGTGAAAGGAACCAGGTCCCCGGGTGTCTGCACGGAGCAGTGGTGTGGGATGCTCACTGCGGACTTCCTTAAGCCACTGGCTTACTGTGGGCCTCTGTTCCAGCAATTAACCGTCCCCCCATACCCCGACTTCATGggtgagagaaactgaggctcagagaggcccacCCAGTGGGCCCAGCCCCAGTCCCTAGATCTCGCTCTCCTTGGCTGGGAGCTGCCtcgctccaatctctgcccctcttgtcacatggtgttctccctgtgtctctgtgtctctggtcCTCTTATAAGGTACCAGTcttattggattagagcccatccAATGACCTTATCTTgatttcatctgcaaagaccctatttccaaataaggtcacatttacaggtactgggggttaagactcCAACATATCATTTTTGAAAACACAATGCAAcccataaaacacattttattttaacttccaaGGAGTAAGCATCCGGTCACTGATCTTTCTTAAGGCCCCTCCTTAAGGAGCAGTTGCCTTCCTTGTGAAATCCACACCCATGAGCCATCTCCAATGTCCAGCTTTGGATTCTTTGAAGAAGAGGGAGAGCTGGGAAGGACCTTACAAGGGGTTGGCAAGTGGAGCCGTGTAGACTTTGACAATCTCCTCCCACCCAATTATTTACGTTAGTCTCACCCGCACCTAATTTGACAGCTAATTTTTTACATGACACAGATTATGTCTTTCAAAGCATCTGACTGCGTTTTCATAAGAAACAGCATCTCTCCTTGTGTCCTTCTGTTTCATCCATTACTGTAACATTTAATTAGGTTACAAACAGTAAGTACAAGTAACAGTCAGAAATGTGTTAGGAAACAAAGTCAAGTGACTGGGGGGCGCACCCCCAGCTGATGTGGAGAGAGCTGGCAGGCCCGGGGAGGAGCCTCCCAGCTGCCCCTTCAGTATGGCATTGGTCAGGGCTGGTTAGGGAAGGGGGCAGCTTATGtagttcttgtttttgtttttagtaaagattggcacctgcgctaacatcgcttgcctatcttttttttttcccttcttcttctctctacagcccccagtacatagttgtatattctagttgtgagtgtctctggttgtgctatgtgggacgccacctcagcatgactgatgagcagtgtcatgtccctgcccaggatctgaactggcgaaactctgggccgccgaagcggagcgcactaacttaaccacttggccacggggccggcccctgcagttCTTATCAGATCATAGCAGCGTCTAGAGTGGGTGCACCTCTCTGTGTCCGAGCACCTAGGTGCTAGGCACAGCAGGGCACGCCAGCCCTTTACTCTGCGCTGTGATAATAAAACTCTTTCTGGCCCCCCCAACTGCTTATGTTCAGCCTTTATCATCACTCAGGGCTCTGCTCTCCACATAGGGAGTCTcaggtcttttaaaaatcaaggacaAACACACCCACTGGGGTGGCTATTACTGAAAACAGAGATCATAACAAGTtttggcaaaaatgtggagaaagtggaacgcTCACAtgttgctggtggggatgtaaaatggcgcagccacGGTGGAAAACGGTTTAGCGGCTTCTCAACAAGATAAACACAGAGATAACGTGTGACCCAGCCATTGCACACTTGGGCACGTaacccaaagaactggaaaggaGTGTTCCAATGAAAACtcgtacaccaatgttcatagcagcaccattcacaataaCTCGGAACAGGTGGAGAGAACCCAATGTCCTTCAATCAATGAACGGATAAATAAAGTGTAGTGGACCCATACAATGGGacatcattcagccataaaaaggaaagaagttctgATGCTGGCTACCATGTGGCTGAAgcttgaaaactttatgctaagtgaaggaagccagacacaaaaggacgaATATGGTATGATTCTACTCTTGTGAAAtccctagaataggcaaatctatcgagacagaaagcaggttCGTGgtggccagaggctggggaaggaggcgTGGGGAGCGACCGCttaatgggtgtggggtttccATTAGGCTGATGAAGAAGCTCTCTAACTgggtggtagtgatggttgcacaagtgTATTTAATGACacggaattgtacactttaacaTGGTTGGAAAGGTAAGTTCtaagttatgtgtattttaccacattttaaaaagaacaaaacaaggaCCAACTCCAGTCCCCTCCAGGGGCACTGTGCACAGGAGAGGCCTCATTTTAGCTCCTCTGGAACTGTCAGATGAGCACGTCACCTGATTTGGGGCTCAGAAAACACGAGCACCCCAAACAGAGCCtgctcctgcccttcctccaACATCTACCCTTGGGCTCTTAGTGGCCTGAATTCAGATTCTCTGTAGCCTCATTCCTCCAAGGCTCTTGCTGGGACCCAGCTCACTGAAGGCTTTTGGGTGTCTGTGCAATGGCTGCTTCCTCAGATCTCCCCATCCTGCCACCAGCCCCAAGCCCCCGACCCAGCAGCCCTGGACTTGCTCTTCTCCAGGGCCGCTTGGTGTGTGCTGCCCTGGCAGGTGTGGTCACACAAGTGGGCGATGCCCTTTGGGGCTCTGGCCCACTCCCCAAGTCTGTTGCTATTCCAAGACTCTGCAGCACCCACCTGTACATCCCccagattccatccctttcctcgaGGGCGTCCCCTGAATCTGCAGCTTTTGCTCCCTCCTGCCGCCCCCCTTAGCTATGGCTTGGGCTCTCAGGATTGCTACCCAGGGCAGGCCAAGGGGAATGTCTCTGCCTTCCTTTTGGGATGCAGGTGGCACCTGGAGCATTTCTCTTCATCCACTCGGGGCAGTGAGGGCAGCAGACCCCAGGCAGTGGG
The sequence above is drawn from the Equus przewalskii isolate Varuska chromosome 10, EquPr2, whole genome shotgun sequence genome and encodes:
- the SPPL2C gene encoding signal peptide peptidase-like 2C — translated: MACLGFLLLLASTVAQGEYGVVHVVSENWSKDYCILFSSDYITLPRDLSHAPLLPLYDGTMAPWCPGEDSFHQAQPSSPSQRPLRHTTAMVMRGNCSFHAKGWLAQGQGAHGLLIVSQVSSHQCSDTTPASQDSHQPLPDLTIPVAVLRYTDMLDIFSHIRDGAVVRVALYAPPEPILDYNMVVIFVLAVGTVAMGGYWAGMTEADRQQRHRARGGGGPGGHHQQQAVAAQGGQEEEEDTPVDFTPAMTGTVVTMSCSIMLLLYFFYDCFVYVMIAIFGLGAGTGLYSCLAPLVCQLPLQQHQWLLPGRQARLQLSLLLLASLCTVVTILWVAYRNKDRWAWLLQDTLGVAYCLFILQRVRLPTLKNCTSFLLGLLAFDVFFVFVTPLLTRTGESVMVEVASGPADSLSHERLPMVLKVPRLSFSALTLCDQPFSILGFGDIVVPGFLVAYCHRFDMQISSRQVYFMACTVAYAVGLLVTFVAMVFMQMGQPALLYLVSSTLLTSLAVAACRRELTLFWTGQGRAKMPARPVAGLCGAPSVGSEQKQGDAADVHTVSKFEGATSHLSGDLDSNLEEDTAEIVTISEDEATSPESHSDSSEGWSDANLDPDELPCASPGASEELIPVMPMAMLIPLIPLMPPPSELGHAHAQAQAHDAGLPWMGFHKRKGLKIKKSMSTQAPL